Below is a window of Deltaproteobacteria bacterium HGW-Deltaproteobacteria-2 DNA.
TTAATGATGAGACCAGAACCTTGTCCTTCAATATCGCGGCCATTTCATGATCATCAACAAATGCTTCTTCAGTCACATGGGAAAGAGTTGCATATTCGATAAAGTTTGATATTGTTCGCCTCTGTGCCTGAGCAGCGGTCCTGAAGATATCATAGGTATCATCATCTATTCGCAATGTTATTGTTTTACCCATAATCCAAACCTCTTCATTTTTATTCAATTATAAACTATTTGCCGCATTCAATCAAGCATCTTCTTTTTAATGAGACTCATTGAAAACGAATTCCGACGAATCGGAGTGAAGTTTGAAATGTTAGTCGAATTATCCCCGAAGCGAAGCGGAGCGGGATAATGATCATCCTTTGATATACCAGAAGCGTAGTGCACTGAAATTTGTCGGACGAATTATCCCGCAAAGCGGAGGGTATGAACCCCAAAGTTTACATTGAGGTTCACGCACGGGGTTAATTACATAATCATGCTTTGCGGTTAATAATTAAGTATTCTGTTCCCGAAATTATCCTATTCAATTTTTTATATTTTTATATGCAAACAAACTCAAGCCGAAACCAACAACGATAAGAGAACCTCCACAGGGCATATTCATGCCTAAAAATGTAAAATCAAAGAATTTTAAAATCCCTTCCCCGATAAACATTAAACCGCCAATAATCAAAGCATACTTTTCCATGGTAGTTCCTCCTCCATTAATAATATTTAAAAACACGGTAAGCCCTCCGTGCCTTTAGTGTTGTGAGTCATAAATATCTTTACAGCATGTCATTTCGAAGTCCCGCATACGCGGGATCATACTCCGCGAGAAATCTTAATGATCATAAGAATATACAAGATATCTCCCGTTGGTCGATATGACAAGTTTTCATTGAAACACTACACTAGCTGGTTTTATTTCCCCACCGGGCAGGAATTGAGGCAGTCGAAGCAATAATAGAATACCCCTGTGTTCATGTTCTGCCAGAACTCCCAGAAATCCGGGCTTTTGATCAAGTTGATTTTTTCTTCGTCGCCGGGCGCCTTGATCAGCTTTATCCCGAACCGGATAAGGCCGGGTAGACCGTATTTCATGTGGTGCACTGCGCAACGCATGACCGCCTCTTCGCCCTTAAGCCTGAGCGCGCCCGTGGGGCAGGCCTCCACGCACAGGTCGCACTCGGAACAATAATTTTCCTTCACGGGTTTGCCCGGATCCAGGTCCGCGCTGGTGAGGATGGCCAGGAATCTGACGCGCGGCCCGAATTCTTTGGTAATCAAAAGGCCGTTCTTCCCGATCGACCCGAGTCCGGCCTCATAGGCAATATGACGCAGACTCAGTTCTGCGATAAGTCCACCGGTTTCTCTCTGCATGGGCAAAGGAAGATAGGTCGGGATCGGGCTGGCCGAAAAACCGGCATCATCCAGATCTCGCATTAAAGCGAAACCCACGCGGGCCAATTCCTCGTAGAGTAGTTTTGTGGAAAACTGCGCGATTCTGATGTTGCTCTGGGATGCCGCAACCGAGGAGCTGACCATGCGCACGCCCACGATCAGTAAAGATTTGGCTTGGGGGTCGATCTTGCTTATCTCCTCTTTTGCGCCGGGATATTTTTCCATCTGAGCCGTGGTGCATGCAGAGACCATATCCACTCCCAATTCTTTTGCTCTTTTGAAAATTTTATCGGTAAGTTTTTTATCCATGTAGATACTCCCTTTTTTAATGAGACCCAAGATTTAATGAAACATAGCGCACTGAAGCTTACAGATCGAATTAATGAAACTAAACTATTATAAACGAAATGCAGTAATATTTGCTAGTTGAATTATCTTAGATCGAAGGACTCTTTAAACGACTGATGACTGCCAACGTCCTGACCGTTGCAATGAATAGCTAATATTTTCAGGACAACGCGTAAACGCAAAACAATTATTTTT
It encodes the following:
- a CDS encoding CopG family transcriptional regulator, which encodes MGKTITLRIDDDTYDIFRTAAQAQRRTISNFIEYATLSHVTEEAFVDDHEMAAILKDKVLVSSLRKAKEDIKKGKYRIVK